The sequence CTTTAGTCCGCAATTTTTTATCTACAAACTCTAATGTAAAGAGAagtatttaagaattttaaaatataactaaatttcCAACAACAATTCAGTTATGGACTGTCATAAGAAAATGTCAATCTTTCGACCAGTTATTGGAGTCGTATGTTGTTGTGATTTCATCACACAGATAATCTTTTTGTCATCTTCAGTATCTATTTGAAAAGATATTCAACGTTCTTTTAGTTacttctcaaaaaaaaaaaaaaaaaagaacttttaGTTATATCTTAGTTACTTATCTATAAACCTAAAATTTGACTCACAAAAATAAGATGCTGCCAAATCCTCCACAGACAAACAGCTCATGTTTCAAAAGCTCATGTttcaaaaggataaattacaacggaTTTCTTTTcgtattacaaatttaaaaaattataaacatccCCTTAAATTAAGAGCTGAcccatctaataaatacccTTTGTGAAGCCCATTGTAGAggaatatttgttagaaagCGGTTAATTCCAGAGACATATAATTCACcctatttcaaaatcaaatgcaattttcatcaTCCCTCTGACAGTTTACACAAAGTTCACATTTGTGCTAATTATGTTTGAACACAGAAATTGGCTGAATCGGCAGGAAAACTTTTAGTTTCTAAATTAAGAGGTGCTGTACTCATAGCAAACAGAAGTACATAAAAGATGAGAGGTGATATACtcataccaaaaatattaaagaaaaatacaaagtatAAAGTTGATCAGTGCTAGCATCAATTTTTCCAGCTTAAACAACTAAAGCCTGACAAAATTACCATTGTCCTATATGATCTTATTTTGATTTGCCTTTATTTGAGGACCCTTTTTTCGATGATTTCTTGAAAGATTTCTTGTTGGCCTTCAACTTGCTTGAAGTTGACAACTGTCCCCCTTGTTTTCTTTGCTTCTTCTCCCTCTTCACATTATACATGTTCACAGCCTACATTCCAGCAAAACCATACAAATTAAATGACAAATAAAGCTCATATATTTGAGGAAAAAAGGTTATCCACTACAAGGAAGAAAGGCACACCTTTTCTACATTGAGTATCTCATGAGAGTTCTTGGAGATCAACTGGTTCAAAACTTTCTCAGTTTGCTGTTTCTCCAAGGCACCCATTCCTGATCCTTCTACAGCCGGTAGGAACTGCAGGGacataatttgaaaatcaGTGAAATCCTTACTATTGAACTGGGAAAAATATGTACTTTCAAGGGTGACTGCACGACCTTCCGATACTTCTTTTCATGCTTTGGGGGCTTCTCCCCCGGCAATTTCTTGTCAAACTTTCCCCCACTAGCCGTTGAAATAGCTGCCATTCCAGCAACATTTTGTAACTCATCCTTGCTAACTTTCTTAGGCATTGCTTGGCTTCCCGTTATAGGTAAAGCAGTGGCAGCAAGTTGAACATGGCTGCAAAGCATTCACGTGTTCAgtaaatttgaactaattggGAAACCTCAAATGCATTTTGCTATGCTATAgataatacaataaattcatgtaAAGCACACATGCATACAAATTCAGATGAGAGCAGAAGAGATACACTGAAACTCAGGATATTACGAAGGAACAATTTCATCAgttataagaaaaagaaacaatcaagAACTGACCAAGTGCAAGGATCGCTCCACTACTTGAAATCAATTTCTATGGTAACAACATATCATTGTGCTAAAATTCAAGTCAGatgtaaaatacaaaatgaacCAATGTTAGTGATAGGTCCATGCGTGCATCAGTAGGCCAGTAGCACTTCATCAAAAGACATCCCCCTAGTCTTCATTCCATTCACTAGCAGTGTCTGCCCAATCTGTAGATCAATGAAATAAAAGCAGGTCTAAGGGCTTTCCAAATAGCAACTGGCTAATGTCTCAACCCTCTTCCACAAATGGAGCTTCAACCAAGAGTGGCTTCTTTTGGCTGGTCTAGCATCCAAGATCCCTTTCATCCCAGTCTCACTTGCCTAGCAATCAACACTTCATTCAACCAATCAGGCCATTCTAGAGATCTATATTCATTGACCTCAGGGTAATTTGACAGACCACAAGACCTATGTCTCTAATATCCTTTCAGATGAACCTCATCCAAAAGTGAAGGATGTCTTTTGGTCCAAAAGATAAGTGAAGGCTGCACGTTAATCGGATTTCAAGAAGTACAGTCACCAAATTGCACTACTgatcttcttttatttctacGAGGTAGACATTCCACATTTCGAAATTCAAATATAGAATACCAAAAATTACTGGAACAAAGGATATTCGCTTTAGTACAGGAACCCTTCCAGTAATTTAAGggaagaggagaaaaagaacacCTTGGCAAGGCACCAGCTTTCGCCGCTTGTTTTAGGTTTTGCAATCGATTTTTCTCctgtttttcaactttgcttttcttctctttacGCCTCTCAGCAAAAGGATCTGTTCCTGGTTCTGGAGAAGTAACGGCCTTGTAAATGCAGACTCATGATACAGTCAATGGTTAACACAAAGTAAATTGCTTGAATCATCCTCAAAAGTAAAGCATACAATTAACACATCCATAACAGgtccaaaattctattcaTTTTCCAGCTTTATTACACTCAAGATAgaaagtttaatataattagccAATACATTTAGGTAAATAAACCCGAAAAGTAACATTTTCACGTAGGCATTGCACAAGTAATGCCATCCATATAACCAAAGAATTATTTGACTGCAATAGAAAAAGCAAGGACACTAAATATTATACCATCAGTGGACTTGGCCTCAATGATAGGTATATCGTTGTCATCATTTACACGATCATAGCCATGACGCCGTTTCCAAGTACCAGTTTGCTCATCAAAGActagtttttctttcttgcgCTTCTGTATACCTGCGCGATATTTCAAAGGGGCAAGTTAAACCCATTATACCATCCATCAGGTCATGCCTCAGAATTTAtcagaaataaacaaaataaatttattttcctaaaCAGGTGCAAACAAACCTTTCTTTTCAGCAAACAACTCCCACTTAGTTGGAGGCCTAGGCTTTGGAAGCTGAAAGGCACACAGACAAAGACAATTTAGATGATCAATCAACTAAAAATCTAGAGTAAAATCTTGCATAGGACACATCAGAAAAGATCACCAAGTCACTAAGAAACTGGTATTTTGAGCATACTCTCCTCACAAGAAAACAATCACCAATCATAATACCAGAGCAATTTGTGCAAGTCTAAGTACGGAAGCTCAACAAAATCTCCTTACATGAATCTTTTGTCCTCCGTCTTCTTCACCTCCTACCTCCCACCCCCACCCGTCCCAGCCCATTTTGAAATTCGTGTGCCCTATTAAACTTCTAAGAGAGAAACAACGAAAGAGCTTACTGGCTTTGCTCTGGGCAATTTGGTAGTAGGAGCAGGCAACTTGACAATGGGCCCGTCAAGGTCTTCTGTCGAAGGCAAGCTGAAAAGGGCATCAGCAATTGCTTGGACTAATTTGGTGCCCTGTTCAATAGCTTCCTTTACAACCTCCTCCCTGTCAAAGAAGTACTCCATAATCATAGGATAtgaattacaaaacaaaagttTATTCCACTTACGAAAAACCACTGCAGAATAAATTTTCCAACTCGTCCATGAACCGAACACAAATCAGATTGAAATAAGAAGAGACAAGAGAAAAAACACCTGGAAGACGGGGGAGAAACGAATTGGTGATGTGGGTCAAACGCCATGAGGTTGCCCAGATCTACCTCGTACTGCGATTCCGCCATCTCTTTATCTTACGGCGGCGCGCGGGCGAGTGCCGGAATAAGCCGGTGGGTGAAAATATGGTATGCGAAGAAGGGAATTAGGGTTTAGAAAGACGATAGGCCAAGCCAGGGTTTAAGGAACGACAGAACGATGTCGTGGGATAGCTAATCCACAAGGAAAAAACCGCATGGATGTTTGTTctgtataattacattattaccCATCGAAAAATGACtgtctaatttaatttgatctattttcaataaaatgtttgatttaatttaggGGTAAAACAGTAATATAAACATAACTAAgataagaacaaaatattaatcattaactccttttaaaaaaaaacaagtccATATTAGATAGTTTTGAAGTACATCAAAGTGCAACAAAAatagtttcaaaaatttaaaatcttttgtaatataGAAAGTATACAAACAAGTccgaaaattttattactataaatttgaaatatcgTATTCAAAATCTATCCAATCAaagacaatattaaaaaatattactaacaaaattgtcatgcaataatattaattaatatgatcaaaatataattaagcattaatttcattttgccCTTGTACTGTAAAGGTGATGTTAAAAATACCCACCTTGTGGGTCTTTGTTCCCATTATACTTCGACAAATctcaaagtttaaaattttgattcacaatttcaataataatttttgttgcaaaTGACGAACTCTTGTGCAGAGCGACCAGTCCATTTCTTTGTAGCTCCTCGACATCCAGTCCTAACATGGCCACTGTCATTTGCCAATATTCCCAACTGTGAGGGGTGTTGGTCGCTTATGGTATACCTTATTAGATCCTCCTTAGAGCcaacactatgtttgttttcattttcaagttatctcTAGGATGAGTTAAAACATACtcaatgtttgccatcattcaGAAATACCTTATCTAAGtattttaaactgttttagcataaataaatacgtatatatatacataaatatatataaaaaagacattatTTGACTATGAATTGacaattaacaataatttttgtctcccaaaacacaacattaaacatacaatacttattttaaattattttaaaaaataaatccaaacatacatactatctctaacacacacttatttatctttatttttctctctctatctccacaaaatacaacaaaacactcaaaaaacaaatccaaacattatgcaAGTCTCCTTCCCAACCTTGTTCGACTAGTACTGCTTTGCATTTATCTTCGTTCGGCAGACCAACTTGCCCCTAGAACAAAGGTCTCTTAAAAAAGATTTAGACCCCTGCAGTGTTTGAGAATATTTTAGACCTGTTCAATGTATTTCTCCTATTAGTAGTACTCATGCATGTTTTGCACAGTTGATTTGCTAATTTTATCCGATTTAATAACCTTAAGACCGTACTAACTTGCTGGTCGCAATTTTTCCTTTAGAACAATCCATTGATGATTACGAGGACCATCCAACCCCTACCCtattaattcaaatagttGCTAATAAATAGAACCAAACATCCAAacaaattatacattattacaaaaagagaaaaagatacattttcatataatggaaaaaaaaaaaaaaaagtactatCAAGGTACATAAGTCagcccaaaaaattaaaaacaaagaaatagaGATCATAACTCTTCCATGACATGAATTTCTGACGTATAATCATGCAAAATCCTGAATGTTTTTAATCTCCTATCTAAATCAACATTACTGACCACCTTAATTGTTCAAAAAGCATAGTACAAAAAAACATATCAAACGATAGCCTCTGACTGCAAGAAGGACCTATGAAAATCACATGATACACCGTCGTTGCCCATCTATCTCCCAAGGAACAAACACATCCTTGGTTCCCCCATGGTTTTAACTAGATTGAGACGGCCATCGGCTTTCCCCTGCCCATAGTGAAGCCCTTGGTTCCGTCCGGCATTCTTGGTCCTTTCGCAGGCTGCAGGCCGGGGCACGACAGGCCCCCGTTGGATGATGGAGTAGGCAGGCTACGTGCCCCTTGAAGCTGGGGACGATGCTTCGATTTCCCTCTATTTCTAGACCAACTTCTCTTTAAGATAGCTGAATTTTCCTCAGACTAGTTTGTAACAATAGAGAATATACATACACTGGCTTAGTTACGATTAGGAGAAACGTTAACGACGTTTTAagtatacataataataagcaGTTTCTGTTGTGGATCGTAATCAAAACTAGGAAGCGACCAACTTACATCAGTTGCTTCTGAGGTGCTGAGCCGGCCGGAGGCATCTTCGTGTGATTGGTGTGTCGACAGTCCATCATCGTCTAGACACACATCAAACTCAGACTTCCGGCTCTTCAGCACAGACTTGGGCTGCAGATTAACCTTAACAATGTCAAACGTTCATGGTGAAAAAGCTTGAAAGAAACGCGTATATCCTTGAAATTCAAGTGCTATGACTGAGTTTAACCTACCGAACGCCTAAGCATAAGCCTCACTCGCATGCCTTTTCGCCAGTTCCTTTCGTCGTTCAGCTTCTCAGCCTAAGGGGGTCCATATTAACAAGATTAGGAACGAAAATAAAGCCTAAAGCTACAGAATTACTCTCATTTGGGCGAAAATCTTACTGCTTTCTCAGCTGTTTCAGCATTCTCATACTCTACCAGTGCATGCAGCTTCAAGGAGAAGCAAATTAAATAAGCAACAAATGAATAGAAAAGACATTCTTGAAAGCGAAATTGTGAATTCTTGTACCTTGTTGCTGATTACTACATCACCCTTAGAAGATCGTGATGAAGAATTGTGATCCTGCGGTTGGCATATACGTATCGACCTGATACTGCACATCGACATACATACGTAGCCGTAATCAGTAAGGATGTAGGGAGTAATAGAAATCCAAAATGGTGTAGTGCACCAACCTTCCGACAACGTTGAACATTTTCTCAATCTTCTGATGAGAGTGATCATCAGGCAGATTTTCAGCTATTACAGTTCTCATCTGTAAGAAATATGACCAGCAGAAAAGAAAACCTACGTTATgattcttagcaaatttatcaaaaaccaaagaatttgttggCTGATGAACATACCTGCAGgtcctctttttctttctcggtAAAGGGATTCTTGCGTCGCACCTTCTTGCCATCGCTGCTTACGACCTACAAACACGTTtttaaggaaaacaaacaaacagaCAAAAAAGTGTCAATCCAACgcaagaaatcaagaaaactgaTGGCATTTATAATCTCAAAGGACTCACGAGCTTCGTAGAGGAGCGAAGAGCCTGCGCCACCATTTGATTGTTAACGTTAAGCGATTTGAGTTTCTTCAGAGTCGAAACGAAGTTTATTGGAACTGTCGAGAATCAAAAATGTTTTTTACATTGTAAGAATGGAAGACAATATCATgaattaaggaaaaatattcaagaatccCAAGTACCATAGCCTTCTGGATCTTTGTTCACATGTTTGACAAGAGTTTCATTGGCTAGCATGCTCATATCACTGAACATATATTCTGCCTGTCACACATTTATAACCCCATATATGTATAGTCAggattaatttcataaatataattcaaaaaatatataaataaaaagaaaaagagaggacCTGTTTGATGATCTTTTGCTTAAGTTCATCAGACAAGGCAATTTCCTTAGTCTGCGTGTGATTGGTTTGGTCCGTGTCCGCGCCAGCCTTCCCATTGGGCTTGGAATGGACCAACGGTAACGTAATGTCTTGTTCAGCAACGTAGATCCAATTCCCACTAGTCCCATCGATGTATTGGAAACACGGGTAGAAATAACCAGTTATAGGGACCTGAGTCGCCGTGGTATGTGCCAACGTGGGCACAAACTCGGGTGCGGCCACGTTGAACTTGAACGACCTATTGTTGTTGTTCGTATCCATCTCGTTTTCCCTAGTGGCATCCATGTCTTTGTCGCTCACCTGTGCCATTTTCGATGATCTCTGATCGTGTCAGAACTCGCTCTCGTTTGTTAATACGAATGTGGTTCGGTtggtctttcttttttttttttttttaataaaaaactcGAGAATGGAAAAAGTGTCGAGCTTGGTGACTGTTTTAAACTCGAGGAATGCAATGGTTTAGGGAATGTGGGGTGGAGTTGAAAATGGTTGTTTTTTCCTGAATTGTAGTGTGGTATATGTTGAGATGAGTTGATTGTTTCCACATTCCACTCTTGTGTGAGAAGTTGGTGGTGTTGCGTTCTTACACATGATGGGTATTCGCAGGTTTGACCAAATCTTTTTGAGGTTTGTGGAAAAATTCGTGTGCACGTGTACTTGCCCTACGCCCTTTTAGAAGGATTAGGTTATGTGGCCTTGGGCCTCGCCCCGCTAAAGCCCAATttgctttgtttggttttgtgtaGGGTATTACCTTatctatattaaaaaataatttttatatctatacataaAGTGTAAACAAGCAAGcccgagctcgagctcgagttcgactttttttaaattttttattataataaaaataaataatttattttattatgctAGATTGATAagctcaaaatatttttaacaaaaatgtatttataattttcttcaactatcagataatttaaaattttaataattaatataaaataaaaatatataataaatgagtGGATATGGGTAGGGTCCAATACTCTAAAATGTCCATGACTATGAGTAACggcttatattttaaaatttttatgggTATTGATATAGTTTAACGTCCAAAAACATTCATTTatccattaatttaaaaattattaaatttataaatttttagtaaatcaatcaactaaatttatttaatattttaaaaaaatgaatagtatataattatttctttacatattatatttatattcattacgtattaaaattttgaccaaatatgCTAGAGCTTTTCATATTGATTCCGTAattactcaaaattaatttaatgattaaattaatcaaaaattttaacatgACATTTTAGGAAATAAAGGATATGgacgaaaattaatttagtgaaatttgagtaatatgtggaataaataaaatatatttgaactcaaattattaaaaattcatcaaattaaaattgaatgcaAATCCAAATTCAAATGACACTTGAGAGGTCTAAATCAAAGTTACATATAtcatacttaattttatttattttaccaacTCTTATGTCTTCCTTCTTACTTTGAACTTgtctcaattatttaaatataagattcttatttaaatttttattaatattaatttgtcatTCAGACGAAATCAagttcattatttaaatttcaatgatGTATCAATCTGCACCTAttgaaatttaagtaattagttttattttatctatcgACGCATCATGAAAATCCACTAATAAGTTACTTTAGTAACAAACATTATTTGACTTGAATGTAAATTTAAACtttgagaatttttattttttaaacatattgtaaaagaatttaaaaattcaaaatggtTAAAATCCAACTCTACCCAATTCTTTTAAGTATAATTCGGGTAAGActttatagttatttttatcGGGTAatgtatgtaaaaatttatatgggTATTTGTCAAGATGCACAGTGGTCGACCAAGCTCAAACTAGCCCAGAAAAGCCCGGCATGGGACCAACCATCTACTGTTTTATGATCGGTCTGATTGTGATTTTGGGCAATgtgactattttttttattatttaatataatttttttgagtatttatttaaatttatggttATATTatgaagtaaaataaatagtaaatgaaatcactcaaaaaatcataatgatagttaagattatataataatttgacgAACAAGCTTATAATATTAAACTTAGATGATAATAATTCAACAAGAATTTAAAgtaaactttgaaaaaaataaacaagaaaatttagaagcaaaacaataaagataataatttttagagtttcaaaattataaaaagttactAGAGTAGTTAGTTCAGCAGATAAAATGAAACTTATATGCCagcattatttttattaaaaaaaataaaaaaggctCAATATGCCCGACGTAGGACTAGGTGATCTTGGGCCAACCTAACTCATTTGTTTATTGGTTCAATTCGATCCTGGGTTGGGCTAGCCCAACTCTGCTCATTATGCATCCTGAGGTATTTGTTCAGTCCCAGGTAGGGGGATACCCGTCCATTGACAAGCCCCATTCGGACTTAATAAATATCGTGATAATTATCCATACGCCCTATTCTTATTTTACTTAGAATGTTAGGATTGCGTCTGTCCTTTACTGAATAGGTTTTGTGTTTTCACAGTAagttcaagaaataaatttcttataaaattattttttttcaaaacatttcaTGAACTCCATATCGgtagattaaaaatttcaccaaTGAAATTAGCAATAGGTACAAAACGACTTTAATTGAAATCTAAATAATGATGTTGACTCCGTTCAAATGAGGAGCATTATAGTTGGAAGTttataaagtttaattaaaattatgagagaagtattttataaattaaaaagttgttAAAATGTCTTATATGCCCTTGTGTGGGCATAGCAATTATGGGTTAAAGTTTGGAAGGAATATTGTTGACACACATTGAACAAACTCTTCCATATGTTGCATAGTATCAGATTCTCTATTCCAATAATCAAATTCACAATTCCGGAATTTTTGGCTGAATTTGAAATTGGAATCTAATCAATTATAGaaccattatttttctttttttttttaaagaaaaaagatccCTTAAGTTGTATGAAAAGCTAATTAGTTGGTTCTaccctttttttaaatttttttatttatttttctttagtgggggggggggggggggtaatGGAGATTTCTCTTGAAGATTCTTTCTCCATTATTTGGTTTGTGAAAGGGACTGTTTGGAAGCACTTTGGATAAACATCACAAGGGATTGCAAGAATTTTGACAAGTGGGATACATAGCTTGTTAGGTTATAGGCTTCAACTCTGCAATTTTCTTCCAAGTAATTGACCTTTTAAGCTCCAAGAAAAGGTGCTCTAAGtgccatttaaaaaaaaaaaaaaaagtgaaaaatgcaATGCTCATTTTATGGTTCTTGCAGTCAATTATACTTATGATTTGGTTAGAcccacaaaaatttataatacaatataatttatttttttattattagtgaaaataaatcgaatatattttgtatttaaatgcaatttctcTGTCTTATTTGACTAAAACAAGGTACGTTTgcattaaatttctttttacagaAAGAGCACAAATTTTATGTGtcgattaaaaaaataaaaaaaaccacGTCAACGTCAGTCGAATGGAATAATTGACATCGTCAAAGTTTAGAGGGTTGTTTGTAATATAAAGTATACTTGGTGGatggtaaatgtaattaaccctatataCAAATAGGGTTTCTTTTACAATATTTCAAAGTAGAGGTGCCTTTTGAAGAGGGCCATCCATGTAAAGGGGTCAAGATTGGGAATGGGACATTTAATCAAAAGTCATAGTGTAAAAAGAGAGGCAACATTGTAGGGACTAAATGGCAATTAAActaagtaataataatgatgggATTGACccaaaaaacgaaaaaaggGGGAATTAAGAAAAAGCAGCAGGTTTCTGGGACAGAGGTTCTCAAGTTTGAACATTGAACAAATCAAGATTCTCCTCTTTTGTCTATCTGTCAACCATTCTTTACATTGTTTTCTTTCACCAGATTCCATTTCCAGCATTTGGGTTGCCAACAATATTTTAAACCTTTGATTCCCAAAACATTTGTTTGCCTTTAGTTGCAAGAACAGACACATACATACCCACAAACAACCTTCAAATCCTCCAATCCCCTTGCACTACTACTATACTACTATTCTTCATTTTGTCAACCAATCACGGATAACAACACTactctaataattaattaaaatcactagtttttttttttaattaaaatattatgagtcCAAACTTTACCAAGAACGTACaacttattatattatgtgGGTATAATAATGCTTCATTTAATAAACGGGACAACTacattaacattttttaatttaccatttatttatataaattatttatatttgttgtaaaaattattctgACAgctaaaaatcaaaataatttgtaaatattgatatattttgggTTGTATGTGAAtaatgtttatgttttttttggatgtatttgtaagtttttaaaaaatgagaatgattTATGTAAACAGATAATGATTTAGCGGAAAAAAATTATCGGATAAtgatttctattatttttcaagagagataagtgatttgtataaaaagaatatcGAGATAtgtaaatgtatttatttatttaaaagattagGGTTAATTGTCAAGCAAGCAAGCAAATGTAAAACCTAAAACGGTGGCCTCATCTCCCACCGgttgattaatttaatgaagCGGCGGCAATAAATAATGGGACAGCAATCTTAGAGGCGATAAGACAGATCTTGTCTGTAGAATACTTTCTGATCAACCTTTTTGAGaagtttaaagaaaaaatcatcatcatcatcattctaTTCGTTTCCTGCCCAGACATCATCACCTTTCTTCCGATTCAACAAAATAGAGAAAAGGGGTTGCTGTTGAATGCTTCACTTCCATGAAACTGAAATGCTGTGTGAATGTAGTTATGTATTCTTGCTCACGTATTGCTTGATAAAATGCGTGTGTGATCGAATTTTTGAGGGTGTGTTTATGGGAGAATGAAAGAGTGGTCATAAGTAATAGGATTCGACAAAGGAATAGGCGAGATGATGTGTTGGACGTGGACCACGTACGAGTACGACATTTCTTGTGATAGACAAAAGCTAACGTTTGGTCTTGCCCTATCTTAAAAGTCATCATAACCTCACCATTCTCATATCTTCCACGTACCCATTATCATCCTCCTCTTCATTCTTTTGTCCAAAGAAACAAGATAACTTAATTTATGCACAATGAGTTGGGGGAGTTGTACcgttttttgtatataaaaattgacatagTCTCGACTCCGGTCATCACTACGGACAGGACAACACAGTAAGAGAATCGGACTCGCAAACTTTTGGATAGGAAGAAGGCTAAAACCTGAAATGTCTACCAACAAGAATTCTCCTGACAGAAGTGCTACAGTAGAAGTTCTAAACACTGACCATGGGCAGATGTCATATGATGTTGTTTAGGTAATATAGTGAACTAATTTACCAGGAAATTGTAACTCATCACTTCAAGAAATGGACTTAAAACCTGAAGTTCCTTATGTCTCAACACCAGAACAAATCATAACTCAATTCAAGAAAACCGCAGAGGATCTAAATTCATCATCTAATCCTACAAAAATTTCagacacgcacacacacacacacactgcctCAGCATATTTCTCTATGTTACTGTATAGTAAAGTTTATTATGATCAGAAGTCCTCCCATGTATCATCACTTTCTCTGTATCTGCAAAAAGCTCATGGTGGACATGTCTATACATCATCTCTCCCGGACAAGTAATTGCGGCTCTCTGATCTTTCA comes from Sesamum indicum cultivar Zhongzhi No. 13 linkage group LG10, S_indicum_v1.0, whole genome shotgun sequence and encodes:
- the LOC105172850 gene encoding ribosome biogenesis regulatory protein homolog, giving the protein MAESQYEVDLGNLMAFDPHHQFVSPPSSREEVVKEAIEQGTKLVQAIADALFSLPSTEDLDGPIVKLPAPTTKLPRAKPLPKPRPPTKWELFAEKKGIQKRKKEKLVFDEQTGTWKRRHGYDRVNDDNDIPIIEAKSTDEPGTDPFAERRKEKKSKVEKQEKNRLQNLKQAAKAGALPSHVQLAATALPITGSQAMPKKVSKDELQNVAGMAAISTASGGKFDKKLPGEKPPKHEKKYRKFLPAVEGSGMGALEKQQTEKVLNQLISKNSHEILNVEKAVNMYNVKREKKQRKQGGQLSTSSKLKANKKSFKKSSKKGSSNKGKSK
- the LOC105172851 gene encoding la-related protein 6C isoform X2, producing the protein MAQVSDKDMDATRENEMDTNNNNRSFKFNVAAPEFVPTLAHTTATQVPITGYFYPCFQYIDGTSGNWIYVAEQDITLPLVHSKPNGKAGADTDQTNHTQTKEIALSDELKQKIIKQAEYMFSDMSMLANETLVKHVNKDPEGYVPINFVSTLKKLKSLNVNNQMVAQALRSSTKLVVSSDGKKVRRKNPFTEKEKEDLQMRTVIAENLPDDHSHQKIEKMFNVVGSIRSIRICQPQDHNSSSRSSKGDVVISNKLHALVEYENAETAEKAAEKLNDERNWRKGMRVRLMLRRSPKSVLKSRKSEFDVCLDDDGLSTHQSHEDASGRLSTSEATDSEENSAILKRSWSRNRGKSKHRPQLQGARSLPTPSSNGGLSCPGLQPAKGPRMPDGTKGFTMGRGKPMAVSI
- the LOC105172851 gene encoding la-related protein 6C isoform X1, which encodes MAQVSDKDMDATRENEMDTNNNNRSFKFNVAAPEFVPTLAHTTATQVPITGYFYPCFQYIDGTSGNWIYVAEQDITLPLVHSKPNGKAGADTDQTNHTQTKEIALSDELKQKIIKQAEYMFSDMSMLANETLVKHVNKDPEGYVPINFVSTLKKLKSLNVNNQMVAQALRSSTKLVVSSDGKKVRRKNPFTEKEKEDLQMRTVIAENLPDDHSHQKIEKMFNVVGSIRSIRICQPQDHNSSSRSSKGDVVISNKLHALVEYENAETAEKAAEKLNDERNWRKGMRVRLMLRRSVNLQPKSVLKSRKSEFDVCLDDDGLSTHQSHEDASGRLSTSEATDSEENSAILKRSWSRNRGKSKHRPQLQGARSLPTPSSNGGLSCPGLQPAKGPRMPDGTKGFTMGRGKPMAVSI